A region of Argentina anserina chromosome 5, drPotAnse1.1, whole genome shotgun sequence DNA encodes the following proteins:
- the LOC126794340 gene encoding protein FAR1-RELATED SEQUENCE 11 produces MSKEGVMLVVYDDPSDQQSFSWDDTTSSEESLDETRLSLETTNDVIPYIGKRFATHDAAYEYYSEFAKQCGFSIRRHRTEGKDGVGNGLTRRYFVCHRAGNSPSKSSNESKPRRNRKSSRCGCQAYMRISKTTELGVLEWRVTGFANNHNHELLEPNQVRFLPAYRTITESDKSRILMFAKTGISVQQMMRLMELEKCVEPGYLSFTEKDVRNLLQSFRKIDAEQESIDLLRMCRNIKEKDSNFKFECTIDSRNRLENIAWSYASSVQSYEIFGDAVVFDTTHRLTAFDMPLGVWVGINNYGMPCFFGCVLLREESVKSFSWALKAFLGFMYGKAPRTILTDQSLFLKEAISAEMPTTKHALCVWMIVGKFPSWFNAVLGERYNEWKSEFYRIYNLEAIEDFELGWRDLVNSFGLQSNRHIVNLYGLRSLWALPFLRSHFFAGMATIGQSKSINAFIQRFLSAQTRLAHFIEQVAVAVDFKDQAGEQQTMQQTLQNMCLKTGAPMESHAASILTPYAFSKFQEQLVLAAHYASFQMDDGFLVRHHTKGDVGRKVYWMPREGIINCSCHHFEFSGILCRHALRVLSTGNCFQIPDRYLPVRWRRVSIPSEKLLHTVPSDHAEKIQLLQSIVSALVTESSKSRERLDIATEQASILLSRIRERPVSFQSIRDSAPNNRNI; encoded by the exons ATGTCTAAAGAGGGAGTCATGTTGGTGGTTTATGATGATCCCTCAGACCAACAATCTTTCTCTTGGGATGATACCACCAGCAGTGAGGAATCACTTGATGAAACTAGGCTTTCACTGGAGaccacaaacgatgtaattcCATATATTGGAAAAAGATTTGCTACGCATGATGCGGCTTATGAGTACTACAGTGAATTTGCGAAGCAATGTGGATTCTCAATCCGGCGACACCGTACAGAGGGAAAAGATGGGGTCGGCAATGGACTTACGAGACGCTACTTTGTCTGCCACCGTGCTGGAAATAGTCCAAGTAAATCATCCAATGAAAGTAAGCCTCGAAGAAATAGAAAGTCCTCCCGATGTGGATGTCAAGCATACATGCGAATTAGCAAGACAACAGAATTGGGAGTATTGGAATGGCGTGTCACAGGTTTTGCAAACAATCATAATCATGAACTCTTGGAGCCAAACCAAGTTCGTTTTCTTCCCGCATATCGAACTATAACGGAATCTGATAAGAGCCGGATCCTTATGTTTGCCAAGACAGGAATTTCAGTACAGCAAATGATGAGGCTCATGGAGCTTGAGAAGTGTGTCGAACCAGGTTATTTATCCTTTACCGAAAAGGATGTGAGAAATTTACTCCAGTCATTTCGGAAGATAGATGCGGAACAGGAGAGCATAGACTTGTTAAGAATGTGCAGAAACATTAAGGAGAAAGATTCAAACTTTAAATTTGAGTGCACAATTGACTCAAGGAACAGATTAGAAAATATTGCATGGTCATATGCATCCTCAGTACAGTCATATGAGATATTTGGAGATGCAGTGGTGTTTGATACTACTCATCGCTTAACTGCATTCGACATGCCACTTGGGGTATGGGTTGGAATAAACAATTATGGTATGCCTTGCTTCTTTGGCTGTGTGCTTCTTCGAGAGGAAAGTGTCAAGTCATTTTCATGGGCACTGAAG GCATTTCTGGGATTCATGTATGGGAAGGCGCCACGGACCATATTAACTGATCAAAGTTTATTTCTGAAAGAAGCAATAAGCGCAGAGATGCCAACAACTAAACACGCACTATGCGTGTGGATGATAGTTGGAAAGTTTCCATCCTGGTTCAATGCTGTTTTGGGTGAACGTTACAATGAGTGGAAGAGTGAGTTTTATCGCATTTACAATTTGGAGGCCATAGAGGATTTCGAACTAGGGTGGAGGGACTTAGTAAATTCTTTTGGACTTCAGTCTAACCGGCATATAGTCAACTTGTATGGTCTGCGCTCTCTTTGGGCACTACCGTTCTTGAGAAGCCATTTCTTTGCAGGAATGGCTACAATTGGTCAGTCGAAGTCAATTAATGCATTCATCCAACGATTTTTAAGTGCGCAAACTCGGCTGGCGCACTTCATTGAACAA GTGGCTGTTGCTGTTGATTTTAAAGATCAAGCTGGAGAACAACAAACAATGCAACAAACTCTGCAAAATATGTGCCTGAAAACAGGAGCACCGATGGAATCCCATGCTGCCTCAATTCTTACTCCTTATGCTTTCTCTAAGTTTCAAGAACAACTTGTTTTGGCTGCGCACTACGCATCTTTCCAAATGGATGATGGTTTTCTTGTTCGACATCACACGAAAGGTGATGTAGGCCGTAAAGTATATTGGATGCCTCGGGAAGGCATCATAAATTGCAGTTGCCATCATTTTGAGTTCTCGGGGATCCTTTGTCGCCATGCACTTCGAGTTCTCTCAACGGGAAATTGCTTTCAGATTCCTGATAGGTATCTTCCTGTGCGTTGGCGTCGCGTCAGCATACCTTCTGAGAAACTCCTTCATACTGTTCCAAGTGACCATGCAGAAAAAATACAGTTGTTACAAAGCATAGTATCAGCTCTGGTTACAGAATCTTCAAAGTCTAGGGAGAGACTGGATATAGCAACTGAGCAGGCATCAATCCTATTATCCCGGATAAGAGAGCGGCCTGTTTCATTTCAAAGTATAAGAGACAGTGCCCCAAATAATAGGAATATATGA